From Streptomyces sp. SCSIO 75703:
GACGCCGACGGCCGCCCCTGCGTCGAGGCCCGCTCCCCGCTCGACCTGGAACGCGATCTGCGGCTGCCCGGCGGCAACATCTTCCACCGCGAACTGTCCTGGCCCCACGCCGGGGACGGCACCGGCCGCTGGGGCGTGGAGACCGACCGGCCCAACGTGCTGCTCTGCGGCGCGGGCGCGGTGCGCGGGGGAGGGGTGAGCGGCGTCCCCGGCCACAACGCGGCGATGGCCGTCCTGGAGACCACCGGCGGATGACACCCGGGCCGCCGCGCCCGCCCGGCGGTGCGGCGCGGGAGCCCCGGCCGCGCCGCGCGCCGCACATCCCTTGACCCGGCGCCCGCGGCCACCGAAGATCGGCAGGCATGACGCCCGGACACCGCAGCACGGTCGACGGGGTGCTCCGGCGCAGCGCCCGCCGCACCCCCGCCCGCGTCGCGATCGAGTACCGCGACCGCTCCTGGACCTACGAGGAACTCGACGCCGCCGTCTCCCGCGCGGCGACCGTCCTGCGCGGGCGGGGCCTGTCCCCCGGGGACCGCGTCGCCGCCTACGGCCACAACTCCGACGCCTACCTCATCGCCTTCCTCGCCTGCGCCCGCGCCGGCCTCGTCCACGTGCCCGTCAACCAGAACCTCACCGGCGACGACCTCGCCCACATCCTCGGCCAGTCCGGCAGCTCCCTCGTCCTCACCGACCCCGCCCTCGCCGGACGCCTGCCCGGCGGCGTCCGCGCCCTGGCGCTGCGCGACACCGACGACTCGCTGCTCGCCCGGCAGGCCGGCGCCGACCCCTACGACGGCCCCGAGCCGGGCGGCGAGGACCTGGTCCAGCTCCTGTACACCTCCGGCACCACCGCCCTGCCCAAGGGCGCGATGATGACCCACCGGGCCCTGGTCCACGAGTACCTGAGCGCCATCACCGCCCTGGACCTGAGCGCCGGGGACCGCCCCGCCCACGCGCTGCCCCTCTACCACTCGGCGCAGACGCACGTCTTCCTGCTGCCCTACCTCGCGGTCGGGGCGAGCGGCGTCATCCTCGACGCGCCCGACGGCGACGTGCTCTTCGACCTCGTCGAGTCCGGCCGGGTGGACAGCCTCTTCGCGCCGCCCACGGTGTGGATCGGGCTGGCCAACCGCCCCGACTTCGACAGCCGCGACCTCGGCGGCCTGCGCAAGGCGTACTACGGGGCGTCCGTCATGCCCGTCCCGGTCCTGGAGCGGCTGCGCGCCCGGCTGCCGGACCTCGCCTTCTACAACTGCTTCGGCCAGAGCGAGATCGGCCCGCTGGCCACCGTCCTCGGACCCGACGAGCACGAGGGCCGCATGGACTCCTGCGGCCGGCCCGTCCTCTTCGTCGACGCCCGCGTGGTCGACGAGGACGGCGCGGACGTGCCCGACGGCACCCCCGGCGAAATCGTCTACCGCTCCCCGCAGTTGTGCGACGGCTACTGGGGCCTGCCCGGGGA
This genomic window contains:
- a CDS encoding acyl-CoA synthetase; translated protein: MTPGHRSTVDGVLRRSARRTPARVAIEYRDRSWTYEELDAAVSRAATVLRGRGLSPGDRVAAYGHNSDAYLIAFLACARAGLVHVPVNQNLTGDDLAHILGQSGSSLVLTDPALAGRLPGGVRALALRDTDDSLLARQAGADPYDGPEPGGEDLVQLLYTSGTTALPKGAMMTHRALVHEYLSAITALDLSAGDRPAHALPLYHSAQTHVFLLPYLAVGASGVILDAPDGDVLFDLVESGRVDSLFAPPTVWIGLANRPDFDSRDLGGLRKAYYGASVMPVPVLERLRARLPDLAFYNCFGQSEIGPLATVLGPDEHEGRMDSCGRPVLFVDARVVDEDGADVPDGTPGEIVYRSPQLCDGYWGLPGETAAAFRDGWFHSGDLAVRDADGYFTIVDRVKDVINSGGVLVASRHVEDVLYTHEAVAEAAVVGLPDARWIEAVTAVVVPRGEVTEEELIAHVRGRLAAFQTPKRVLFAEALPRNASGKILKRALRDGLAGA